One Pedococcus aerophilus DNA window includes the following coding sequences:
- a CDS encoding ArgE/DapE family deacylase, translating into MTPSPPALTDLERRVLAAIDEDTLLADLAALVATAPVGGTTGEVAVQRWCAERLRGLGLDVHEWDVDLSSEQQRPDFPGMEVERERLVAVVGTWGESHDRRQPALVLCGHTDVVPVEDRARWRTDPFALHLAQGTATGRGVCDMLGGVAAVLAAVRAVTAAGAHATRPMAVHLVSGEEDGGVGAFATLRAGHRGDACVIAEPTGGAVIPANAGSLTFRVEVEGRAAHGSTRTLGESALDHLGVVQECLRDLESRRNAEAPDAFRHLDLVAPISIGVVRSGTWASTVPDLLVAEGRYGVLPGEGLDDARRVFEQAVSGLAGRDRWLAEHPVRVSWPGGAFAPGALPDGDALLAETVGAVTGAGSPAPRVEGAPYGSDLRHYAAHGVPTLQYGPGELRQAHAVDESVPVAELVSCARSYALLVLRRCVAPPQDET; encoded by the coding sequence ATGACCCCTTCACCGCCGGCCCTCACCGACCTCGAGCGCCGGGTCCTCGCGGCGATCGACGAGGACACCCTGCTCGCCGACCTCGCGGCCCTCGTCGCGACTGCACCCGTCGGCGGCACCACCGGGGAGGTCGCCGTGCAGCGCTGGTGTGCCGAGCGCCTGCGCGGGCTCGGCCTGGACGTGCACGAGTGGGACGTCGACCTGTCGTCGGAGCAGCAGCGACCTGACTTCCCCGGGATGGAGGTCGAGCGCGAGCGGCTGGTCGCGGTGGTTGGCACGTGGGGCGAGAGCCATGACCGCCGGCAGCCTGCGCTGGTGCTCTGCGGGCACACCGACGTCGTGCCGGTCGAGGACCGGGCCCGTTGGCGCACCGACCCGTTCGCCCTGCACCTCGCGCAGGGCACCGCCACGGGTCGGGGCGTGTGCGACATGCTCGGCGGCGTCGCGGCGGTCCTGGCCGCGGTGCGCGCGGTGACGGCCGCCGGTGCCCACGCGACCCGTCCGATGGCGGTGCACCTGGTCAGTGGCGAGGAGGACGGCGGGGTGGGCGCGTTCGCGACCCTGCGCGCCGGCCACCGTGGCGACGCATGCGTCATCGCCGAGCCCACTGGTGGCGCGGTCATCCCTGCCAACGCGGGCTCGTTGACGTTCCGGGTCGAGGTCGAGGGCCGGGCGGCGCACGGCTCGACCCGCACCCTGGGCGAGAGCGCACTGGACCACCTCGGCGTCGTCCAGGAGTGCCTGCGCGACCTGGAGTCCCGCCGCAACGCCGAGGCGCCGGATGCGTTCCGCCACCTCGACCTGGTGGCACCGATCTCGATCGGGGTCGTGCGGTCGGGGACTTGGGCCAGCACCGTCCCCGACCTCCTCGTGGCGGAGGGGAGGTATGGCGTCCTGCCGGGCGAGGGACTGGACGACGCCCGGCGGGTGTTCGAGCAGGCCGTCTCCGGGCTCGCCGGTCGTGACCGCTGGCTGGCCGAGCACCCGGTCCGGGTCAGCTGGCCCGGTGGGGCCTTCGCACCGGGGGCGCTGCCCGACGGCGACGCGCTGCTCGCGGAGACCGTGGGGGCGGTGACGGGAGCCGGCTCCCCGGCGCCCCGGGTCGAAGGGGCCCCCTACGGGTCGGACCTGCGCCACTACGCCGCCCACGGCGTGCCGACCCTGCAGTACGGGCCGGGGGAGCTGCGCCAGGCCCACGCCGTCGACGAGTCGGTCCCCGTGGCCGAGCTGGTCAGCTGTGCCCGCTCCTACGCCCTGCTCGTCCTGCGACGGTGCGTGGCACCGCCGCAGGACGAGACCTGA
- a CDS encoding ABC transporter ATP-binding protein, whose product MSDEQIALGLRGLTKRFGEMVAVDHLDLDVPRGSFFGLVGPNGAGKTTTLSMATGLLRPDAGTAHVLGADVWTDPIAAKARIGVLPDGLRLFDRLTGRQLVTYAGLLRGMDRALVAERTEELMVALGLTDAGDKLVIDYSAGMTKKITLACALIHAPRLLVLDEPFEAVDPVSARTIRGILEDFAANGGTVVLSSHVMDLVERICTHVAIIASGQVRAIGTVDDVRAGMSLDDRFLDLVGGRTDVEGLAWLRTSSD is encoded by the coding sequence ATGTCGGACGAGCAGATCGCCCTGGGCCTGCGCGGCCTGACCAAGCGCTTCGGCGAGATGGTCGCCGTCGACCACCTCGACCTGGACGTGCCCCGCGGGTCCTTCTTCGGTCTCGTGGGCCCCAACGGCGCTGGGAAGACCACCACCTTGTCGATGGCCACCGGGCTGCTGCGCCCGGACGCCGGCACCGCGCACGTCCTGGGCGCCGACGTCTGGACCGACCCGATCGCCGCCAAGGCCCGGATCGGGGTGCTCCCCGACGGGCTCCGCCTGTTCGACCGGCTGACCGGGCGTCAGCTGGTCACCTACGCCGGGCTGCTGCGCGGCATGGACCGCGCCCTCGTCGCCGAGCGGACCGAGGAGCTCATGGTCGCCCTCGGGCTCACCGACGCCGGCGACAAGCTCGTCATCGACTACTCGGCCGGGATGACCAAGAAGATCACCTTGGCCTGCGCCCTGATCCATGCCCCGCGCCTGCTCGTCCTCGACGAGCCGTTCGAGGCGGTCGACCCCGTCTCCGCCCGGACGATCCGCGGGATCCTCGAGGACTTCGCGGCCAACGGCGGCACGGTCGTCCTGTCCAGCCACGTCATGGACCTCGTCGAGCGGATCTGCACCCACGTCGCGATCATCGCCAGCGGGCAGGTCCGGGCGATCGGGACGGTCGACGACGTCCGCGCGGGCATGAGCCTGGACGACCGGTTCCTCGACCTCGTCGGTGGTCGCACGGACGTGGAGGGGCTCGCGTGGTTGCGCACCTCCTCCGACTGA
- a CDS encoding MBL fold metallo-hydrolase, whose amino-acid sequence MRITHLGHACLLVEIGGARLLIDPGTFSPEAQHQRDLDAVLVTHQHPDHLDVDRLPALLEANPRAQLVTDPETAAQLGGKGIDAEALRAGDEVEVGTVTVSGVGEMHALIHDDIPRIHNTGMRLTAEGEPSFFHPGDAVDADPGEIDVLAFPLSAPWARSRDMTGFLRRIAAPHAIPVHDALLSEVGRTLYLTQAGNLGSKGTEIHDLSGGRSREFTR is encoded by the coding sequence ATGCGGATCACCCACCTCGGCCACGCCTGCCTCCTCGTCGAGATCGGTGGGGCGCGTCTCCTGATCGACCCGGGCACGTTCTCGCCCGAGGCTCAGCACCAGCGCGACCTCGACGCGGTCCTCGTGACCCACCAGCACCCCGACCACCTCGACGTCGACCGGCTCCCGGCGCTGCTCGAGGCGAATCCGCGCGCCCAGCTCGTGACCGACCCCGAGACCGCCGCGCAGCTCGGCGGCAAGGGCATCGACGCCGAGGCCCTGCGGGCCGGCGACGAGGTCGAGGTCGGAACCGTCACGGTCAGCGGGGTCGGGGAGATGCACGCGTTGATCCACGACGACATCCCCCGGATCCACAACACCGGGATGCGCCTCACCGCGGAGGGGGAGCCCAGCTTCTTCCACCCGGGAGACGCGGTCGACGCCGACCCGGGTGAGATCGACGTCCTGGCCTTCCCCCTCAGCGCCCCGTGGGCGCGCAGCCGTGACATGACCGGGTTCCTGCGCAGGATCGCTGCCCCCCACGCCATACCGGTCCACGACGCCCTGCTCAGCGAGGTGGGCCGAACCCTCTACCTCACGCAGGCGGGGAACCTCGGCTCGAAGGGCACCGAGATCCACGACCTGTCCGGCGGCCGCAGCCGCGAGTTCACGCGCTGA
- a CDS encoding alpha/beta hydrolase has protein sequence MGIRADLTAWSLGLGASRTVRYGDALQFEGGDLAPTARVRVPTRRGPVPCDVYRPHGTPTGVLVHLHGGAFVMRHPAMDDFWARYMAARAGVVVVNVDYDVAPRHRYPVAQEQAHDVLVWAAAQGDSLSTGGRRVAVSGLSAGGNLAAAACLMARDERSVQPALQVLGVPSLDVAEPVDSKVARAPGSMIGRQVLELVRATYFRDASRREEGYASPLLAPRLDKLPPAYVVTAQRDVLRAEGDAYAARLADSGVAVDHEVVPGADHYFLDGDPERARALLERIAVRLRDALDDTGSRHDRS, from the coding sequence GTGGGAATCCGAGCCGACCTGACCGCCTGGAGCCTTGGCCTCGGTGCATCGCGCACCGTGCGGTACGGCGACGCCCTGCAGTTCGAGGGCGGTGACCTCGCGCCTACTGCACGGGTCCGCGTGCCCACGAGGAGAGGCCCGGTGCCCTGCGACGTCTACCGACCGCACGGCACGCCGACCGGGGTCCTCGTGCACCTGCACGGAGGAGCGTTTGTCATGCGTCACCCCGCGATGGACGACTTCTGGGCGAGGTACATGGCGGCTCGTGCAGGAGTGGTGGTCGTCAACGTCGACTACGACGTTGCCCCTCGACACCGCTACCCGGTTGCCCAGGAGCAGGCTCACGATGTGCTGGTCTGGGCTGCGGCACAGGGGGATTCGCTCAGCACCGGCGGCAGGCGAGTCGCCGTCAGCGGTCTGAGCGCCGGCGGGAACCTCGCGGCAGCGGCCTGCCTCATGGCCCGCGACGAGCGTTCGGTGCAGCCGGCCCTGCAGGTCCTCGGCGTCCCGTCGCTCGACGTCGCGGAGCCCGTCGACAGCAAGGTCGCGCGAGCACCGGGGAGCATGATCGGGCGCCAGGTGCTCGAGCTCGTCCGCGCCACCTACTTCCGTGACGCCTCGCGCCGGGAGGAGGGCTACGCCTCGCCATTGCTGGCACCGCGGCTCGACAAGTTGCCGCCGGCCTACGTCGTGACGGCTCAGCGCGACGTGCTGCGCGCAGAGGGCGATGCGTATGCAGCCCGCCTCGCGGACTCCGGGGTCGCCGTCGACCACGAGGTCGTCCCCGGCGCGGACCACTACTTCCTCGACGGTGACCCCGAGCGCGCCAGGGCGCTGCTGGAACGGATAGCAGTCCGACTCCGTGACGCGTTGGACGACACCGGTTCGCGCCACGACAGGAGCTGA
- a CDS encoding class I SAM-dependent methyltransferase has translation MTEMEPRTRWSEVSGGPGAASAYQQRFDDLAASGVDIHGEASFVASLVAPPVRVLDAGCGTGRVATQLTALGYPCVGVDADAEMVDVAEQRDPATTWVRQDLSRMQLRSQAFELAVLAGNVVPLLAPGTLLAAVQRIAAHLQPGGFLVAGFGLDAAHLPDGCPVTPLVDYDRACEVAGLSFLRRYATWEKTPWVDGGGYAVSVHRLND, from the coding sequence ATGACCGAGATGGAGCCCCGTACGCGGTGGTCCGAGGTGTCCGGCGGCCCGGGTGCAGCCTCCGCCTACCAGCAGCGCTTCGACGACCTCGCCGCCAGCGGTGTCGACATCCACGGCGAGGCGTCGTTCGTCGCCTCCCTCGTCGCGCCGCCGGTGCGGGTGCTCGACGCAGGGTGCGGCACCGGCCGGGTGGCCACCCAGCTGACCGCCCTGGGGTACCCCTGCGTCGGTGTGGACGCCGACGCCGAGATGGTGGACGTTGCCGAGCAGCGCGACCCGGCCACGACGTGGGTGCGCCAGGACCTCAGTCGGATGCAGCTGCGGTCGCAGGCGTTCGAGCTCGCGGTCCTCGCGGGCAACGTCGTGCCCCTGCTGGCGCCGGGCACCCTGCTCGCAGCCGTCCAGCGGATCGCGGCCCACCTGCAGCCTGGCGGTTTCCTCGTGGCGGGTTTCGGGCTCGATGCCGCCCACCTCCCGGACGGGTGCCCCGTCACACCCCTGGTCGACTACGACCGGGCGTGCGAGGTCGCCGGACTGTCGTTCCTGCGCCGCTACGCCACGTGGGAGAAGACGCCGTGGGTGGACGGCGGCGGGTACGCCGTCTCCGTCCACCGGCTCAACGACTAG
- the ppgK gene encoding polyphosphate--glucose phosphotransferase, with amino-acid sequence MSKNAKQGLPLGIDVGGSGIKGAPVDLAAGAFASKRLRIDTPAASTPEAVAAVIDQIVDHFEDVRGDSPIGVTIPGVVTHGVVRSAANIDKSWLDFDAEPMLEKKLGHDIVLVNDADAAGVAELHYGAAKGQKGLVVMTTLGTGIGSALIFDGKLIPNSELGHLEIDGFDAESRAASSIKDKEGLSYPEWAERLQRYYSHVEALLWPDLFVVGGGVSKDAEQFLPLLKLKTPIVAATLQNKAGIIGAAHLAQEEHDRRQK; translated from the coding sequence ATGTCCAAGAACGCCAAGCAGGGACTCCCCCTCGGGATCGACGTCGGGGGCAGCGGCATCAAGGGCGCCCCCGTGGACCTCGCTGCCGGGGCCTTCGCCTCGAAGCGGCTTCGGATCGACACGCCCGCCGCCTCGACCCCCGAGGCCGTCGCGGCCGTCATCGACCAGATCGTCGACCACTTCGAGGACGTCCGCGGCGACTCCCCCATCGGCGTCACCATCCCCGGTGTCGTCACCCACGGGGTCGTGCGATCGGCCGCCAACATCGACAAGTCCTGGCTGGACTTCGACGCCGAGCCGATGCTCGAGAAGAAGCTCGGCCACGACATCGTCCTGGTCAATGACGCGGATGCCGCCGGGGTCGCAGAGCTGCACTACGGCGCAGCCAAGGGCCAGAAGGGCCTCGTGGTCATGACGACCCTGGGCACGGGGATCGGTTCGGCCCTGATCTTCGACGGCAAGCTCATCCCCAACTCCGAGCTCGGCCACCTCGAGATCGACGGGTTCGACGCCGAGTCCCGGGCCGCGTCGTCGATCAAGGACAAGGAGGGCCTCAGCTACCCCGAGTGGGCCGAGCGGCTCCAGCGCTACTACAGCCACGTCGAGGCGCTGCTCTGGCCCGACCTGTTCGTCGTCGGTGGCGGGGTCTCCAAGGACGCCGAGCAGTTCCTGCCGCTGCTGAAGCTCAAGACGCCGATCGTCGCTGCGACGCTCCAGAACAAGGCCGGCATCATCGGCGCGGCCCACCTCGCGCAGGAGGAGCACGACCGCCGCCAGAAGTAG
- the fgd gene encoding glucose-6-phosphate dehydrogenase (coenzyme-F420), whose product MTLRIGYKASAEQFSPRDLLDFAVQAEQVGLDSVMVSDHFQPWRHHGGHAPFSLAWLAAVGERTERVQLGTSVMTPTFRYNPAVVAQAFGTLASLQPGRLMLGIGTGEALNEVVVGSVDEWPEFKERFARLREAVTLMRRLWTEDRVTFEGEYYRTTDATIYDKPDQPVPVYVAAGGPLVARYAGRSGDGFICTSGKGEELYRDKLLPAVDEGLAKSGRTRDDLDRMIEVKLSWDPDREQAVANCRFWAALSLTAEQKHGTTDPMEMERLGDELPDEQVASRWIVTDDPEEVVAKVKPYVDLGFNHLVFHGPGADQSRFLTTFADRVLPGLRELG is encoded by the coding sequence ATGACGCTGCGCATCGGCTACAAGGCCTCCGCCGAACAGTTCTCCCCCCGCGACCTGCTGGACTTCGCCGTCCAGGCCGAGCAGGTCGGCCTCGACAGCGTGATGGTCTCCGACCACTTCCAGCCGTGGCGCCACCACGGGGGCCACGCCCCCTTCTCGCTGGCCTGGCTCGCCGCCGTCGGGGAGCGCACGGAGCGCGTCCAGCTCGGCACGTCCGTGATGACGCCGACCTTCCGCTACAACCCGGCCGTCGTGGCGCAGGCGTTCGGCACCCTCGCCTCGTTGCAGCCGGGGCGCCTCATGCTCGGGATCGGGACCGGTGAGGCCCTCAACGAGGTCGTCGTCGGGTCCGTCGACGAGTGGCCCGAGTTCAAGGAGCGGTTCGCGCGGCTGCGCGAGGCGGTCACGCTCATGCGCAGGCTCTGGACCGAGGACCGGGTCACCTTCGAGGGCGAGTACTACCGGACCACGGACGCGACGATCTACGACAAGCCGGACCAGCCCGTGCCGGTCTACGTCGCCGCAGGCGGTCCCCTGGTCGCACGGTACGCCGGTCGCTCCGGTGACGGCTTCATCTGCACCTCGGGCAAGGGCGAGGAGCTCTACCGCGACAAGCTACTCCCGGCCGTCGACGAGGGCCTCGCAAAGTCCGGGCGCACCCGCGACGACCTCGACCGGATGATCGAGGTGAAGCTCTCCTGGGACCCGGACCGCGAGCAGGCCGTGGCGAACTGCCGTTTCTGGGCCGCGTTGTCCCTCACCGCCGAGCAGAAGCACGGCACCACCGACCCGATGGAGATGGAGCGCCTCGGCGACGAGCTCCCGGACGAGCAGGTCGCCTCGCGCTGGATCGTCACCGACGACCCGGAGGAGGTCGTCGCCAAGGTGAAGCCCTACGTCGACCTCGGGTTCAACCACCTCGTGTTCCACGGACCGGGCGCGGACCAGTCCCGTTTCCTCACGACCTTCGCCGACCGGGTGCTGCCCGGTCTGCGCGAACTCGGCTGA
- a CDS encoding endo alpha-1,4 polygalactosaminidase encodes MRLPPETGAFDYQLDEAYPPGPGVSVVVRDRSSRPPAGTYGVCYVNAFQTQPEDRATWLRERPFLVLRDAAGASVEDPDWPGEMLLDLGDRDRRTGAAAVVVGELDRCVRNGFRAVELDNLDSWTRSGGRITKADATAYAGLLVGAAHTRGLAVAQKNAAELLGTPGLPAFDFAVTEDCGAFDECEPFTRVYGARVLDVEYTDAGFDVACATGPPLRVVRRDLELAAPGAPGHVLRQCPGRS; translated from the coding sequence GTGCGGCTGCCGCCGGAGACCGGGGCGTTCGACTACCAGCTGGACGAGGCCTACCCGCCCGGCCCCGGGGTCTCTGTCGTCGTGCGCGACCGGTCCTCGCGCCCGCCGGCCGGCACGTACGGCGTCTGCTACGTCAATGCCTTCCAGACCCAGCCGGAGGATCGCGCGACCTGGTTGCGCGAGCGGCCCTTCCTCGTCCTGCGGGATGCCGCCGGCGCGTCCGTCGAGGACCCGGACTGGCCCGGCGAGATGCTGCTCGACCTCGGCGACCGGGACCGGCGCACCGGTGCTGCCGCAGTCGTGGTCGGTGAGCTGGATCGCTGTGTGCGCAACGGTTTCCGGGCCGTCGAGCTCGACAACCTCGACTCGTGGACCCGTTCGGGGGGCCGGATCACGAAGGCCGATGCGACGGCATACGCGGGCCTGCTGGTGGGAGCCGCGCACACGCGGGGCCTGGCGGTCGCGCAGAAGAACGCCGCGGAGCTGCTCGGCACCCCGGGGCTGCCCGCGTTCGACTTCGCGGTGACCGAGGACTGCGGTGCCTTCGACGAGTGCGAACCCTTCACCCGGGTGTATGGCGCCCGCGTGCTGGACGTGGAGTACACCGACGCCGGGTTCGACGTCGCCTGCGCCACCGGCCCACCGCTGCGCGTGGTGCGACGCGACCTGGAGCTCGCCGCCCCCGGAGCTCCCGGACACGTGCTGCGCCAGTGCCCCGGGCGCTCCTGA
- a CDS encoding M36 family metallopeptidase has protein sequence MTHTRRTASLAAVGATALALCLAAAPAQATKAGSNSATGTGSVFMVNPVQSTGDQGLTDQKDADAAVPASAYATVPLRNLDGSGYLRGAWVTVQSATGTPAYSTANTFRYTRHQDQFEQVMAYFWVNQAQEYLQGLGFGSTLPGIVKQSFAVKIDQYGGDNSYQTDKPYRIRLGKGGVDDAEDAEVIVHEYGHAVHASQVPGYGTSEEAGSIGESFGDYLAVSVGLAAAKQYGWPVKAEEACPMDWDATSYTAAPHCIRRFDLNLTVADKKGEVHYDGQIWSQALWEIRKGYVALGKTTAAWDRTLINSQFSYAAGTSFSAAAKATYQEALAKDGAAAAALVKDRFAARGIVF, from the coding sequence GTGACCCACACCCGACGCACCGCATCCCTGGCCGCGGTCGGCGCGACCGCGCTCGCCCTGTGCCTCGCCGCAGCCCCCGCCCAGGCCACCAAGGCCGGTAGCAACAGCGCCACCGGCACCGGCTCGGTCTTCATGGTCAACCCCGTGCAGTCCACGGGCGACCAGGGCCTCACCGACCAGAAGGACGCGGACGCCGCGGTGCCGGCCTCCGCCTACGCCACGGTTCCCCTGCGCAACCTCGACGGCTCGGGCTACCTGCGCGGCGCGTGGGTCACCGTCCAGTCCGCGACGGGGACGCCGGCGTACAGCACGGCCAACACCTTCCGCTACACCCGCCACCAGGACCAGTTCGAGCAGGTGATGGCCTACTTCTGGGTCAACCAGGCGCAGGAGTACCTCCAGGGGCTCGGGTTCGGGTCGACCCTGCCGGGGATCGTCAAGCAGTCGTTCGCCGTGAAGATCGACCAGTACGGCGGCGACAACTCGTACCAGACCGACAAGCCGTACCGGATCCGCCTCGGCAAGGGAGGCGTGGACGACGCGGAGGACGCCGAGGTCATCGTGCACGAGTACGGCCACGCCGTGCACGCCTCGCAGGTCCCCGGGTACGGCACCAGCGAGGAGGCCGGCTCGATCGGCGAGTCCTTCGGCGACTACCTGGCCGTCTCGGTGGGCCTGGCTGCGGCGAAGCAGTACGGCTGGCCCGTCAAGGCCGAGGAGGCCTGCCCGATGGACTGGGACGCGACCTCGTACACCGCTGCGCCGCACTGCATCCGGCGCTTCGACCTCAACCTGACGGTCGCCGACAAGAAGGGCGAGGTCCACTACGACGGCCAGATCTGGAGCCAGGCCCTGTGGGAGATCCGCAAGGGCTACGTCGCCCTCGGCAAGACCACGGCCGCCTGGGACCGCACGCTCATCAACAGCCAGTTCTCGTATGCCGCGGGGACGAGCTTCTCGGCGGCTGCCAAGGCCACCTATCAGGAGGCACTGGCCAAGGACGGAGCGGCTGCCGCCGCCCTCGTCAAGGACCGGTTCGCCGCGCGCGGGATCGTCTTCTAG
- the panB gene encoding 3-methyl-2-oxobutanoate hydroxymethyltransferase, translating into MSEHPTSPTSSPEVTAPYGTGVQAAPQRRVRIPHLQAMKERGEKWAMLTAYDMYSAEIFDEAGIPVLLVGDSAGNNVYGFETTVPVTVDHLVPLVRAVTSAARRAMVVADLPFGSYQASPQQALATATRFMKEGMAHAVKLEGGAPMVPEVELLVRAGIPVMGHIGFTPQSEHVLGGYKVQGRGDTADRLVEDALALQEAGCFAVVMEMVPAPLAARVTEVLSIPTIGIGAGPECDAQVLVWQDMAGLRGGKAPRFVKKYADLRGELGRAAAAYAADVASGAFPAGEHSFAE; encoded by the coding sequence ATGAGTGAGCATCCCACCTCCCCCACGTCCTCCCCCGAGGTCACCGCTCCCTACGGCACCGGTGTGCAGGCAGCACCGCAGCGACGGGTGCGCATCCCGCACCTGCAGGCCATGAAGGAGCGCGGCGAGAAGTGGGCCATGCTCACGGCCTACGACATGTACTCCGCGGAGATCTTCGACGAGGCCGGGATCCCCGTGCTGCTCGTCGGTGACTCGGCCGGCAACAACGTCTACGGGTTCGAGACCACCGTTCCCGTCACCGTCGACCACCTCGTGCCGCTCGTGCGTGCGGTGACCTCGGCGGCCCGGCGCGCGATGGTCGTCGCCGACCTGCCCTTCGGCTCGTACCAGGCCAGCCCGCAACAGGCGCTGGCCACGGCGACGCGGTTCATGAAGGAGGGCATGGCCCACGCGGTGAAGCTCGAGGGTGGTGCGCCGATGGTGCCCGAGGTCGAGCTGCTCGTCCGCGCCGGCATCCCCGTCATGGGGCACATCGGGTTCACCCCGCAGAGCGAGCACGTCCTCGGCGGCTACAAGGTCCAGGGCCGCGGCGACACCGCCGACCGGCTCGTCGAGGACGCCCTGGCGCTCCAGGAGGCCGGCTGCTTCGCCGTCGTCATGGAGATGGTGCCGGCGCCGCTGGCCGCGCGGGTGACCGAGGTGCTGTCGATCCCGACGATCGGCATCGGCGCCGGGCCGGAGTGCGACGCCCAGGTCCTCGTGTGGCAGGACATGGCCGGGCTGCGTGGGGGCAAGGCCCCGCGGTTCGTCAAGAAGTACGCCGACCTCCGTGGTGAGCTCGGCCGGGCCGCCGCCGCGTATGCCGCGGACGTCGCCTCCGGCGCGTTCCCGGCGGGCGAGCACTCCTTCGCGGAGTAG
- a CDS encoding methionine aminopeptidase — translation MAYWFNVDTHQVESDDDKSQGAQLMGPYDSQEAAASALESAKKNTEDWDAEDRAWNEGTADS, via the coding sequence ATGGCTTACTGGTTCAACGTCGATACCCACCAGGTCGAGAGCGACGACGACAAGAGCCAGGGCGCCCAGCTCATGGGCCCCTACGACTCGCAGGAGGCTGCCGCGTCGGCCCTCGAGAGCGCGAAGAAGAACACCGAGGACTGGGACGCCGAGGACAGGGCCTGGAACGAGGGCACCGCCGACTCCTAG
- the map gene encoding type I methionyl aminopeptidase: MPLTYASVAPGEVSPRRPVPATIERPEYVDKPAPKREEGGDVKDAETIEKMRVAGRIAAQAMAAAAAVIAPGVTTDEVDRVGHEFLMDHGAYPSTLGYKGFPKSLCTSVNEVVCHGIPDSRPLEDGDIVNIDITAFIGGVHGDTDATYLCGDVDEESRLLVERTHEAMMRGIKAAVPGREINIIGRVIQSYARRFGYGVVRDFTGHGIGTSFHGGLIIPHYDAAPSYATTIEPGMTFTIEPMLNLGTPEWDMWDDGWTVVTKDRRRSAQFEHTILITDSGNEILTLP; encoded by the coding sequence ATGCCGTTGACCTACGCAAGCGTGGCCCCGGGCGAGGTGTCGCCGCGTCGGCCCGTCCCTGCGACGATCGAGCGGCCGGAGTACGTCGACAAGCCCGCCCCGAAGCGTGAGGAGGGCGGCGACGTCAAGGACGCCGAGACCATCGAGAAGATGCGGGTCGCCGGTCGGATCGCCGCGCAGGCCATGGCCGCAGCGGCCGCCGTCATCGCCCCCGGGGTGACGACCGACGAGGTCGACCGCGTCGGGCACGAGTTCCTCATGGATCACGGCGCCTACCCCTCGACGCTGGGCTACAAGGGCTTCCCGAAGTCGTTGTGCACCTCGGTCAACGAGGTCGTCTGCCACGGCATCCCGGACAGCCGTCCCCTCGAGGACGGCGACATCGTCAACATCGACATCACCGCGTTCATCGGCGGCGTGCACGGCGACACCGACGCCACCTACCTGTGCGGCGACGTCGACGAGGAGTCCCGCCTGCTCGTCGAGCGCACCCACGAGGCGATGATGCGCGGCATCAAGGCCGCCGTGCCCGGTCGCGAGATCAACATCATCGGCCGGGTCATCCAGAGCTACGCGAGACGATTCGGGTACGGCGTCGTCCGTGACTTCACCGGCCACGGGATCGGGACGTCGTTCCACGGCGGCCTGATCATCCCGCACTACGACGCGGCGCCGTCGTACGCGACGACCATCGAGCCGGGCATGACCTTCACCATCGAGCCGATGCTCAACCTCGGCACCCCTGAGTGGGACATGTGGGACGACGGCTGGACCGTGGTCACCAAGGACCGCCGCCGGTCGGCGCAGTTCGAGCACACCATCCTCATCACCGACAGCGGCAACGAGATCCTGACCCTGCCGTAG